The Acropora muricata isolate sample 2 chromosome 5, ASM3666990v1, whole genome shotgun sequence genome includes a window with the following:
- the LOC136917497 gene encoding uncharacterized protein, with protein sequence MGLLWKDDNPVLPYNRSLAEARLQYLKRRFHRDPELEAKYRAVIEDCVAKGYARRLSKEEAAAVSNITWYIPHHAVTNPNKPGKVRVVFDAAAKYNGTSLNDLLLQGPCLTNDLIGVLIRFREEEVAFSADVEGMFYQTSVTPNDTDALRFLWWPGSIEDRPEDYKMLVHIFGAKSSPCCANKALNKTAQDNEDNYPQEVVQTVRRNFYVDDVLKSVPRTQQAVRLTSDLTKLLKEGGFCLTKFASNSREVLQSIPPDLRANPLLDLDLDQLPLERALGVYRDAQSDTFKFQAAQAGKPSTKRGVLSAVSSLFDPRGFLSPFVFSAKILLQDLWRDKIPWDQEIPEPYLSQWQRCLEELPHVVTINIPRCYKRQFSLTPSTIQLHNFADASRCGYAAVSYLRFVDERGVTHCSFVMGKTRNAPIREWTIPRLELQAAVLATRLSKMIVNELDLQVDQTFFWSDSMTSLQYIKNETKRFQIFVANRVAEIHETSSPEQWHHIPGIMNPANDGSRGVGAQYFHAECRWWPGPKFLWEPEHMWPNAPVEDLEEDDNEIRKLPTVMFVSSASQIDVLLQRYSSWSRLIKVMSWVLRFVQRSRKKVPVYLKASTLQLVEIQQKSQEIVRLVQSQHFHEEYLCLKEGRQVKCNSKLANLSPILIDGVIRVGGRIHRAPIALKAAHPMVLPKSHHVSMLIVRYYHYVLGHAGREHVLSVIRQSFWILRGRSLVRQILSKCVSCRRRNAPTLQQVMADLPKERLVPYQPPFTFTGLDFFGPFYVKRSRSTVKVYGCIFVCFNSRAIHIEDVSSLERDTFIQALLRFISVRGCPKEIWSDNGTNFTGAEKELRLLVQDMSDERIKSELHSREVEWYKCPLPEWRFQPPAASHMSGVWERLVRSVKKAMKAVLGSRSALVDLEALRTVFAEATSILNSRPICSSGDDPKDMEPLTRNHLLLQRRNLFVPPGIFAKEDVYSRKQWRHAQFIANCFWSRWVREYVPMLQHRHKWLLNRRNLAVNDLVLVVDNTLPRCRWLLGRVTKVFPGEDARVRTAEVKTKTSRLVRPVTKLCLLEEAT encoded by the coding sequence ATGGGTCTGCTGTGGAAAGATGACAATCCTGTGCTTCCTTATAATCGTTCTTTAGCCGAAGCGAGATTACAGTACCTGAAAAGGCGTTTCCATCGTGACCCTGAGTTGGAGGCGAAATACAGAGCTGTGATTGAGGACTGTGTAGCTAAGGGATACGCTAGAAGGCTGAGCAAAGAAGAGGCTGCTGCAGTCAGTAATATCACGTGGTACATTCCTCATCATGCGGTGACAAACCCTAACAAGCCAGGGAAGGTGAGGGTCGTCTTTGATGCGGCTGCGAAATACAATGGCACATCTTTGAACGATCTGCTATTGCAAGGACCTTGTTTAACGAATGACCTGATTGGTGTCTTAATTCGTTTCCGCGAAGAAGAAGTTGCTTTTTCTGCCGACGTTGAGGGCATGTTTTACCAGACCAGTGTGACGCCAAACGACACTGACGCGCTGAGATTCTTATGGTGGCCAGGTAGCATTGAAGACCGACCTGAAGACTACAAAATGCTAGTGCATATTTTCGGTGCAAAGTCGTCTCCTTGTTGTGCCAACAAGGCCTTGAATAAGACTGCTCAAGACAATGAAGATAATTATCCGCAAGAAGTTGTGCAAACAGTCCGTAGGAACTTCTATGTAGACGATGTGTTGAAGTCCGTCCCAAGAACGCAACAAGCTGTACGTCTGACCTCAGATCTAACCAAGTTACTGAAGGAAGGAGGCTTTTGCCTTACGAAATTCGCGAGCAACAGCCGAGAGGTGTTACAATCTATCCCGCCGGATTTAAGAGCCAATCCCTTGCTAGATTTGGACCTGGATCAGTTACCGCTGGAGCGAGCATTGGGAGTGTACAGGGATGCGCAGTCGGACACCTTTAAGTTTCAAGCTGCACAGGCAGGGAAACCATCCACAAAGCGTGGGGTACTTTCTGCCGTAAGCTCTCTGTTTGATCCACGAGGTTTCCTCTCGCCATTTGTGTTCTCCGCCAAGATTCTGTTGCAAGACCTCTGGAGAGATAAAATCCCTTGGGATCAAGAGATTCCGGAACCTTACCTCTCGCAGTGGCAGCGCTGTTTGGAGGAGTTACCACATGTCGTCACTATAAACATTCCAAGATGTTACAAGAGACAGTTTTCTTTAACCCCATCAACCATCCAACTGCACAACTTTGCTGATGCATCTCGATGCGGCTATGCTGCAGTGTCATACTTGCGCTTCGTTGATGAGAGAGGAGTGACTCACTGTTCCTTCGTGATGGGAAAAACTCGTAACGCTCCCATAAGGGAGTGGACTATCCCTCGCCTAGAGCTTCAGGCCGCAGTGTTAGCCACGCGCTTGAGCAAGATGATCGTAAACGAACTTGATCTTCAAGTAGATCAAACCTTTTTCTGGTCTGACTCAATGACATCATTGCAGTACATAAAGAACGAAACAAAACGCTTTCAAATTTTCGTCGCCAATCGTGTTGCCGAAATCCATGAAACGAGTTCTCCCGAACAGTGGCACCACATTCCTGGTATTATGAACCCTGCTAATGATGGTTCGCGAGGTGTTGGTGCTCAATATTTTCATGCAGAATGTCGCTGGTGGCCGGGTCCAAAATTCTTATGGGAACCTGAACATATGTGGCCTAATGCTCCAGTAGAAGATCTTGAAGAGGATGACAATGAAATAAGGAAGTTACCAACAGTTATGTTTGTCTCAAGTGCGTCTCAAATTGACGTCTTATTACAGCGCTATTCATCTTGGTCACGCCTGATAAAGGTAATGTCATGGGTGCTGCGTTTTGTCCAGAGAAGTAGGAAGAAGGTTCCAGTGTATCTAAAAGCAAGCACTCTTCAGCTGGTGGAAATTCAGCAAAAAAGTCAGGAAATTGTGCGGCTGGTTCAGAGCCAACACTTCCATGAAGAGTACCTGTGTCTGAAGGAAGGCAGGCAAGTGAAATGCAATAGCAAGCTGGCCAATCTAAGTCCTATCCTGATTGATGGCGTTATACGCGTTGGAGGAAGAATTCACCGCGCCCCAATAGCCTTGAAGGCCGCTCATCCGATGGTCCTCCCAAAGTCTCATCACGTGTCTATGCTAATAGTTCGTTACTACCACTATGTGCTGGGTCACGCAGGCCGTGAACATGTGTTATCCGTCATTCGTCAGAGTTTTTGGATCTTGAGAGGTAGATCTCTCGTTCGTCAGATCCTAAGCAAGTGTGTGAGCTGCCGTAGGCGTAATGCGCCCACTCTGCAGCAAGTCATGGCTGATCTTCCCAAAGAGAGACTAGTGCCTTATCAGCCACCGTTCACGTTCACCGGTTTGGACTTCTTCGGTCCGTTCTATGTGAAGCGTAGCCGTAGCACAGTGAAGGTATATGGCTGCATATTTGTTTGCTTCAACAGCCGAGCTATACACATTGAAGATGTCAGCTCACTAGAAAGGGACACATTCATCCAAGCCCTGCTTCGATTTATCTCAGTTCGTGGTTGCCCGAAGGAGATATGGTCAGATAACGGAACGAATTTTACCGGTGCTGAGAAGGAGCTTCGCCTGCTGGTTCAGGATATGAGCGATGAACGCATCAAGAGTGAGTTACATTCTCGTGAAGTAGAATGGTACAAGTGCCCACTGCCGGAATGGCGTTTCCAACCTCCTGCCGCAAGCCATATGTCGGGAGTTTGGGAGAGGCTCGTCAGAAGTGTGAAGAAAGCTATGAAGGCTGTTCTAGGTAGCCGAAGTGCACTCGTTGATTTGGAAGCGTTACGTACGGTGTTTGCAGAAGCTACGTCAATCTTGAACAGTCGTCCTATTTGTTCCTCCGGTGATGATCCTAAAGATATGGAACCGCTTACTCGAAACCATCTTCTTTTACAGCGACGAAACCTCTTTGTACCTCCAGGAATATTCGCTAAAGAGGACGTGTACTCgcgcaaacaatggagacacgCACAATTCATCGCCAACTGCTTCTGGTCTCGATGGGTTCGAGAATATGTTCCGATGTTGCAGCATCGCCACAAATGGCTACTAAACAGGCGGAACTTAGCAGTGAACGACCTGGTTCTTGTCGTAGATAACACTCTCCCAAGGTGCCGCTGGTTGCTAGGCCGCGTCACTAAAGTGTTTCCAGGTGAAGATGCACGTGTGCGTACTGCAGAGGTGAAAACCAAGACTTCGAGACTCGTTCGACCTGTAACGAAGCTATGCCTTCTTGAAGAGGCAACATGA